The Mesorhizobium sp. AR02 genomic interval AACGGGATCGCTATGGCCGGTTGCTCGGCGACTGCAAGGCCGGCGGCACCGACCTCAACCGCGCCCAGGTCGAAGCAGGCTGGGCCGTTTCGTATGGCGACTTCGAAAGTGAGGAGGCGACTGCCCGCGCGGCAAAGGTCGGTATCTGGGCGGGTACATTCGATCAGCCGCAGGACTGGCGCGACAGTCATCACGGCGAGGTGGTGGAGCGAAAGCACGGCACGCTGGCGTCGATCGGCGACGCCGTGCGGGAGATTTTTCGCTTCTGGTGAAGTGCATTGGCTGGGAAGGAAAAGGAGGATCGAATGAAGCTCTTCGATGGCGGCCGGGCGCCCAACCCGCGGCGGGTTCGCGTTTTCCTCGCCGAGAAGGGGATCACGGTTCCGCTGGTGTCCGTCGACATGGGGGCACTGGAGCACAAGGGCCAGACGGTGAGTTCGCGCAATCCTTTGCAACGCCTGCCGGTGCTGGAGCTTGACGATGGCACCGTCATCACCGAATCCGTTGCCATCTGCCGCTACTTCGAGGAATTGCATCCAGAGCCGGCCCTGTTCGGGCGTGGCGCGCTCGGCAAGGCGCAGGTCGAGATGTGGCAGCGACGGATGGAGTTCAACCTGCTCAGTTGCGTTGCTCAGGCCTTTCGCCATATCCATCCAGCCATGAAGGAATGGGAAATCCCGCAGATCCCCGAATGGGGCGAGGCCAACAAGCCGAAGGCGGTCGCATTCCTGAAAATCCTCGACGACGAGTTGGCGAGCCGGGAATTCGTCGCCGGCGACAGCTATTCGATTGCCGATATCACCGGCCTGATCGCGGTCGACTTCATGAAACCGGCCCGCATCAAGGTGCCGGAGGAATGCACCAATGTTCTTCGTTGGCATCAGGCGATCTCCAGCCGGCCGAGTGCCGCCGCTTGAGCGTGGAACTCGACAGTTTTGCCGCAGAGGTAAGGGCCTGCCGCATCTGCGTCGAAAATCCCGTCGGCAAACCGCTGCCGCACGAGCCTCGGCCGGTGCTGCGGCCATCGTCCAGCGCCCGCATCCTGATTGCCAGCCAGGCGCCGGGAACCAAGGTGCACCTGTCGGGCATGCCGTTCACCGATGCCTCCGGCGACCGCTTGCGCAGGTGGCTTGGTGTGACCAGCGACGAATTCTACGACATCGAGAAATTCGCCATCGTGCCGATGGGTTTCTGCTTTCCCGGCCAGGATGCCAAGGGCGGAGATCTGCCGCCAAGGCGCGAATGCGCGCCGGCATGGCGCACGCCCTTGATGGCGCTGATGCCGCGGATCGACCTGGTGCTGACGATCGGCATCTATGCGCAGTCCTGGCATTTGGGCGCCGCGCGCCGCCCTTCGCTGACGGAAACGGTGATGGGCTGGCGCATGATCTGGGAGAGTTCCGTGGGTGCGAAAGTGCTGCCGCTGCCGCATCCGTCCTGGCGCAACAGCGGTTGGTTGAAGCAGAATCCGTGGTTTGAAATGGATTTGCTGCCTTTCCTGCGCTCGGAAATCCGCTATCGCATCGGCTAGGCATTCAGCAAGAAATCACTCGCTTTCACAGTGATTGGCAGAATTTCTTTCTTGTGAAAGCCCTGAATAAAGGGGAATATAGACAAACTATTCCCCTAGGAGCCTCTAATGGACCGCCTTGACCGAAAAATTCTACGCCTCCTGCAGGAGGACGCGACACTCGCGGTGGCCGATGTCGCCAAGAAAGTCGGCCTGTCGACCACGCCCTGCTGGCGCCGCATCCAGAAGCTCGAGGAGGAGGGCGTCATCAAGCGGCGCGTCGCCATTCTCGACCATGAGAAGGTCAATGTGCGGGTCACCGTCTTCGTGTCTATCCGCACCAATTCGCACAGTCATGAATGGCTTCGGCGGTTTTCCGAGGTCATCCAGGAGTTTCCCGAGGTGGTCGAGTTCTACCGCATGAGCGGCGACGTCGACTATCTGCTGCGCGTCGTGGTTCCCGATATTGCCGCCTATGATGCCTTCTACAAGCGGCTGATCGCCAAGATCGAGATCCGTGACGTGTCGTCGTCCTTCGCCATGGAGCAGATCAAATACACGACCGAAATCCCGCTCGACTACATGGTACTGGACAAGGAATCGGGTGCCAACGCGGCCTAAACGCGATTAGTTCTTTTTCTTGTTGAGGAAACTCCAGGGCGAGTTCACCGGCAGGGTGATGGTGTCCGGCACGGTGTCGACCCCAACCACCTCAGCCTTGCGCACGCTGTAGCCGGACTGGATGACGCTGACGCCGTCGAGAATGAACAGCTGGCTTTTCTCCTTGTCCGGCTTCAGGGCGCCGGTGACGGCGACCGGCTGGTAGGCCTGCGACATTTTGTAGGGATGGGCTGGCGTGACCAGCACGATCTGATTGGGCGGCGGCGTCGGCATGTGGCTGCACGCGCCGGTCCACGGCACCAGCAGGAACTGATAGACAAGATCGCCGTCGCGATCGACCGGCAATGCATAGCCGGCTAATTGTATGGTTCTATCCTGCAGGCTGAGGGACAGCGTCTCGCCATGATCGGGCAATTTTGCCGCGATCATCGGCAGGCCAGCGTCTTCGGCAACCGCCTGGGTCGCCGGGCGCAAATCCTTCCAGAAGATGTGCGCGGTGTCGGCAGAGGCATTGGCGGCGGCGGAAACGCTCAATACTGCAGCCAGGACTACACTTGGTTTGAAGCGATCGTTCATGGGTTCCATTCTTGGCCAGTCTGCCGTCTGGAGCGAGTCAAACCGTCGTGATTCGAAAACATCCTTGGCAGATGCCAGACCATGCCATGCCGTGGATGCTCACTTTTGCTCTGCACGCAATTCGCGCCGCTCGATCCGGACATGCACCGCGCTTGGATCCTGCTCCGACACATTAAGGCGATCAACTGCCTCTGTAGGAAGCTTGACGAACAATCGTGGAAAATCGCCGAAAATATCTTGCCTGACCATGATGGCGGAGCAGAAATAGGAACCGTCCATAAGATGTCTCCGCAACGACCCCGTCCGCCGTAGCTGACCATCGCCGGAATCTGGAGAACCACCATGCCAGCCAGCCACGATCTCAAAGGGCTGATGAAATTCCTTGACCGTGACGAATGGCGCGGATGCTTCGAGGAGGTGCTGGACGAACACTTCGGCCCAGCCCTTGATGCCTGCGAGATCGAATTCGAAGACCTCGCCGATGTCCTCGGTGAGGTCTGGGCAATGACCCTTTGGGGCTGTGCCTTCGAGGATTTCCTGACCCAGGATTTCGAGGGCCAACCCAGCAACATCGTCGATGATTATGTCAAACGCCGGGGCTGGAAGGAAAGTGCGCAATCCAAAGCTTATATGATGGCGCTACGCACCTCCACCATGAGCTTGTATGAGATAAGCAACGTGGTTCCGGGGCAATCTCTCACGGCGCGCGATCTCATTCGCGGAGGTGAGCCGATTAGTGTTAGCGAGGGCACGGCCACTAAGACGTTGAAACAGTGGGACAAGATCGCCGCGCGGATCGTACCTGTCATGGGAAAGAACATTCTCGCGGGCGGCGTTTTGCCGTTCACGCCGCAGGCTACCGAGACATTGTTTGAAGGGTTGCGGGGCACGTTCGGCAAAAGAAACGCAAAGAAGCTGCCTGCATTGGAGGATGAAGAGTTGCAGGCGGTAGCATCCATGTTCACTCTGGCGTGGTTGTTCGATACCCTCGGCAGGATGATGACGAGGCCATCGCTGCAAAACAACGATGGCGACGAAATCGTATTCCACGACGTCCGCTTTCCCCTGGCATCTGGCGCGAAAGAGGGGGACGTCGTCACCCGGTTGAACACCATTCCAGCCCTGTCGCAATCAGATGCGAAATTCTGGAACTGGTTGGAAGGGGCGCAGCAAGGCAAGGGCAAGCCAAAAACGACGGAGACAACTGCACGCTTCACGACGATGGACAACGGCTTGCTCGTGCTGGGCAATGTCGAGATGAAGGGCCGTTTCCTGCATTTGTCCGCCAATTCAGCCGCGCGGGCGGCAGAAGGGACGGCCCTGATCCAACAGGCTCTCGGCGATCTTGTCCGGACGCCCTTGACCGAAATCAGGACTGTCGACCAGATGATGGCCGAACGGCCACGCAATGGTGTCGAAACGTCGTCATCGGGCATCCCGCCGGAAGTCGCCGAACAGAGCATTCACGAATTCCTGGATCGGCATTATCTGGAAACTCTTGATCAACCGGTGAGATTGCTGGGGAACAAAACACCGCGTGAGGCCGCCAAGACTCCGGCCGGTCGCCGAAAGGTCGTCGATTGGCTTAAATATCTGGAGAACCAGAGTGCCAAGCAACCCGATCCGATCCATCCCATCACCACCTACAGTTTTGAATGGATATGGAAGGAACTCGGCGTGCACGGCTTACGCCAATAGAGCGGCATGTCCAATTCCTTCCCAAACGCGAATGTCGATGGATCGGACGTCAGCGCTCGAGCCGCATCATATGTCGG includes:
- a CDS encoding glutathione S-transferase yields the protein MKLFDGGRAPNPRRVRVFLAEKGITVPLVSVDMGALEHKGQTVSSRNPLQRLPVLELDDGTVITESVAICRYFEELHPEPALFGRGALGKAQVEMWQRRMEFNLLSCVAQAFRHIHPAMKEWEIPQIPEWGEANKPKAVAFLKILDDELASREFVAGDSYSIADITGLIAVDFMKPARIKVPEECTNVLRWHQAISSRPSAAA
- a CDS encoding uracil-DNA glycosylase family protein, whose amino-acid sequence is MHQCSSLASGDLQPAECRRLSVELDSFAAEVRACRICVENPVGKPLPHEPRPVLRPSSSARILIASQAPGTKVHLSGMPFTDASGDRLRRWLGVTSDEFYDIEKFAIVPMGFCFPGQDAKGGDLPPRRECAPAWRTPLMALMPRIDLVLTIGIYAQSWHLGAARRPSLTETVMGWRMIWESSVGAKVLPLPHPSWRNSGWLKQNPWFEMDLLPFLRSEIRYRIG
- a CDS encoding Lrp/AsnC family transcriptional regulator — encoded protein: MDRLDRKILRLLQEDATLAVADVAKKVGLSTTPCWRRIQKLEEEGVIKRRVAILDHEKVNVRVTVFVSIRTNSHSHEWLRRFSEVIQEFPEVVEFYRMSGDVDYLLRVVVPDIAAYDAFYKRLIAKIEIRDVSSSFAMEQIKYTTEIPLDYMVLDKESGANAA
- a CDS encoding DUF3299 domain-containing protein, with translation MNDRFKPSVVLAAVLSVSAAANASADTAHIFWKDLRPATQAVAEDAGLPMIAAKLPDHGETLSLSLQDRTIQLAGYALPVDRDGDLVYQFLLVPWTGACSHMPTPPPNQIVLVTPAHPYKMSQAYQPVAVTGALKPDKEKSQLFILDGVSVIQSGYSVRKAEVVGVDTVPDTITLPVNSPWSFLNKKKN